aagtacctacataattagcAATAGAACAACCCATATGTGTAACTTAATCGAGTTTGATACTTATTTGATGAATTTCTTGCATAATACTCTTCACTATCTATTGTAAATTTCATGTAAATGTGTTCAtaatacgattttatttttcatttcattgtttttttttttcatgtacacGAATAAACATGACTTATGTATAATGTTTAAACTAAGTGCAATATGTGCTTTAAATAAGTCAACATTCTTTGTCATTTTGttattaaaattcgtttttttttaaatccgcaTTCCCGTcgcatttttttatgtacaggtAGTGTTACGGTTctctttattttaattttttttttttttcgttaagaAGTACAAATCTCATATCTTAATAGCTTTAGCTTCGATGTTCGAAGTGAAGGCAATGTGTAATAACTTTTGACAGCTTTAGTGATGTCAGGTTTCTTTATTCGTTTATTGTAAGAGTGATTTTTATAATATACTTTTTATTAATGGTATTAAACGCTGTTCAATTTGTACATTTTCaacgtttattttaaaaagcagcttaatttaaacaaaaagtgaccaatgattcaaattttattgtacAAACCAAACGAATAAAAAGAGCGTAAAGGTATATAATTCGAttataaatatttacataaaatacGCTAATAAATTAATTCAAAGATAAAATTTAAACACGTAAAACTATCGCCATATAAAacattttcgttaaaattcaCAACAAATTACTCTATCCAGGTTCCATATTTCTTCAAAACAATCTACTTTCAACGTTTAGTTGATTTAGCAATCTGTTCTTTCAGTAGGATTATACTCTGTCGTTGTTCAGGAGGTAACATCGCGATTTGAGCATCGGTTAAACGCAATACTTGCATAATGAGCGCAGCCTGAAGAAAaacaatttattatttaatatgaaattttgtttaaatctCACCGACAGACACACTTTTTCATTATCTGGTGTGTTGGAAGTTACAGCAGGTTTCGAAGTCGTTGATTGAGCAGTTGAAGCCGAGGCAGATGAAGTAACCGGAGCAGCGGGTCGATTTGGGTTTGATGTAATAGAAGGTGCATTCGCAGGATGTGGGACAGATACCGGAGGCGCAACTGGCACTGCCGGTGGAGGTACCATACCTaataatattgcaaaaatgaaatatttcagcGAAAATACATTCTTCTAGCAAAAATAGGCAATACTCACGAGGAATGCCAGCTTTCGAGTCTTTAGATTCAGCTTGATGCTGCAATCGTGGATCACGTTtatttctaaaagaaaaaaaagacataaTATTATAGTTGATATTAAGTTTCGAATAGAGGCATTTGTTATAAGTACAAACAAATTCTTACCCTTCTGTTTTGACTTTATCAAGATtaggaacaattttttcatgaactgaaggaaaaaaattgagtaattaaattttaaacgaatGCAAACCAAACCATTGCATAAATCAATCGAAACTTCAAATACCTATAGGTGGCGGAGGAGGTACAACAGAAACAGGTATCGATGGAGCTGGAGGTGGAGTTGGCTGAGTAACGTAAGTTCGAGTATTTGCAGAAGTAGAAACGGTAGTTGTTACCGGAGGTACGGGTTTAGGCACAGGTTTGATGTCATTAGTGGTAGCAGCAGCAGCACGATTGATCATAGACGACgcggaaaaatttatttgagcTGGATTCTCCGATGAATTATTAGATGACGTTGAATTCGTAGCGTTTGTGCTATTTAAAGCTGTCTGAAATCGAAATGatggacctttttttttatccataaTCAGGATTGAAACTTAATAATAGGAGATACTTACAAACGCAATTTGAGGATCTACGATTCGCATCACTACTAAGGCCTGTAAAAGAGCGTACGCCAGTTGAGGATTCTGTAATAACATGTTATTCGCTTCTCTCGGATtgttctgcaaaaaaaaaaaaaaaaaaaatgcaaattttaggtgattttttcattgagtAGTGTGAATGTCGAATTTACCTGTACGCATTGCTTCATCTGtttcaataattcaaacatTTGCTCCGGAGGTAACGAAGCGACTGCTTTACTAATCGTTTCCGGAGCCTTATCTGGATCGTTGCTCTGCATTGTCAATCTGAAATAGAAACAAAATGTCATGTCAGGACATAAATTTGACCATCGATACTTTAAATCAATGTTGAGAAGGAGGTTTTCTTCAAATCTGAATAAACTGAAAAGTACTTCCGAAGTGTAAAGAACGTACTTGTAGAATGCCGGTCTAGGGTCTCTGAAATATAGCGAATATCGGAATTTCTTCTCTCGCGGTGGAAATAGAAGATGAATTAGCAGGTAGGGTGGAACTTGGAACAGAACGGTTACCTCGAAAATAGAAGATTTCAATGACGATTATAGATTATTGTTACTTTCGCCAGTTTTTGCACCCAACAAGAAAGAAGAAGCTGTtcttgttttgtaaaaaaa
This region of Planococcus citri chromosome 5, ihPlaCitr1.1, whole genome shotgun sequence genomic DNA includes:
- the LOC135847222 gene encoding cleavage stimulation factor subunit 2-like, which encodes MQSNDPDKAPETISKAVASLPPEQMFELLKQMKQCVQNNPREANNMLLQNPQLAYALLQALVVMRIVDPQIAFTALNSTNATNSTSSNNSSENPAQINFSASSMINRAAAATTNDIKPVPKPVPPVTTTVSTSANTRTYVTQPTPPPAPSIPVSVVPPPPPIVHEKIVPNLDKVKTEGNKRDPRLQHQAESKDSKAGIPRMVPPPAVPVAPPVSVPHPANAPSITSNPNRPAAPVTSSASASTAQSTTSKPAVTSNTPDNEKAALIMQVLRLTDAQIAMLPPEQRQSIILLKEQIAKSTKR